The following proteins come from a genomic window of Flavobacteriaceae bacterium MAR_2010_188:
- a CDS encoding Histidine kinase yields MSKNSRNTLIRIVLVTLYAIAVMQLVSLGMPENAEIQLQIPKGLFLFFYLLFFNLNVEGSLFFDRYLNKKQPWYSNPQKRLLIQIGVIILWTFISIGIPFTAWYFINGQSLIYPKAPVIIFICSVVFLIGFISISIAINFFKQWKASLLSAEHYKQEKLKADYRVLQNQVNPHFLFNSLNVLISEIKHNPINAEDFTRKLSKVYRYVLQSKNHDLITLNKELEFSNSFIFLHKVRIADALEYSVHISDELLQMLLPPLTLQIVIENAIKHNVANEENVLKISIKSDGDNKLIVSNNLQPKKNTDSTYTGLSNLSKRFELLKNDGFTYGKQEEKFVVTIPLIEE; encoded by the coding sequence ATGTCAAAAAATAGTAGAAATACTTTAATTAGAATTGTTTTGGTGACGTTGTATGCTATTGCTGTAATGCAATTAGTTAGCTTGGGTATGCCTGAAAACGCTGAAATTCAATTGCAAATTCCAAAGGGATTGTTTTTGTTTTTTTACCTGCTGTTTTTCAATTTGAATGTTGAAGGTAGCTTATTTTTTGACCGTTATTTGAATAAAAAGCAACCTTGGTATTCCAATCCACAAAAAAGGCTTTTAATTCAAATAGGAGTTATCATTTTATGGACATTTATATCCATCGGGATACCATTTACTGCCTGGTATTTTATTAATGGACAGTCCTTGATTTATCCGAAAGCACCTGTCATTATATTTATATGTTCCGTTGTTTTTTTAATTGGTTTTATTAGTATTTCCATCGCTATAAACTTCTTTAAGCAATGGAAGGCTTCTTTGCTAAGTGCGGAACATTATAAACAAGAAAAATTAAAGGCTGATTATAGGGTTTTACAAAATCAGGTAAATCCGCATTTCTTGTTCAATAGCCTGAATGTATTAATCTCAGAAATAAAGCATAACCCTATAAACGCAGAAGATTTTACACGGAAACTATCGAAGGTGTACCGCTATGTCTTGCAAAGTAAAAATCACGATTTGATTACCTTGAACAAAGAACTTGAATTTAGCAATTCCTTCATTTTTTTGCATAAAGTCAGAATTGCCGATGCTCTGGAATATTCAGTGCATATTTCAGATGAATTATTACAAATGCTATTACCACCTTTGACACTACAAATAGTTATTGAGAATGCCATTAAACACAATGTAGCTAACGAAGAAAATGTGTTGAAAATTTCGATTAAAAGCGATGGCGATAATAAGTTAATAGTAAGCAACAACCTGCAACCTAAAAAAAATACAGATTCAACATACACGGGCTTGTCCAACCTAAGTAAGCGATTTGAATTGCTTAAAAATGATGGTTTTACTTATGGTAAACAAGAAGAAAAATTTGTGGTTACCATTCCTTTAATCGAAGAATAA
- a CDS encoding two component transcriptional regulator, LytTR family: MIQVVIIEDELPAQRLLKETLQEITIETEVVDCLNSIKSAVAWFQNNEHPEIVLLDIQLSDGLSFEIFKQVKIDSTIIFTTAFDEYAIQAFKVNSIDYLLKPIEKDELQTAFEKYHQYNTQFIQEKNSNIDFSELASLIKSEKTEYRKRFLIQSNESFFHLPVGDIALFYSMQGVTFAVTFEKREYPVNFALESLKEQLHPDKFFKINRQFVVNIEAIKRVHSYFNGKLKLEIQPSHSEDIIVGKDKVAAFVRWMDR, encoded by the coding sequence ATGATACAAGTAGTAATAATAGAAGACGAATTACCAGCGCAACGCTTGTTAAAAGAAACTTTGCAGGAAATTACCATCGAAACTGAAGTAGTTGATTGCTTGAATAGTATTAAATCTGCCGTTGCATGGTTTCAAAATAATGAGCATCCTGAAATTGTTTTGTTGGATATTCAATTGTCTGATGGTCTCAGTTTTGAAATATTTAAGCAGGTAAAAATTGATAGCACAATTATATTTACCACCGCCTTTGATGAATATGCCATTCAAGCATTCAAAGTAAATAGTATTGATTATCTGTTAAAACCAATTGAAAAAGACGAGTTGCAAACTGCCTTTGAGAAGTACCATCAATACAATACCCAATTCATTCAAGAAAAGAATTCCAACATAGATTTTTCAGAACTTGCTTCTTTAATTAAAAGCGAAAAGACTGAATATCGAAAACGTTTTTTAATTCAATCTAACGAATCGTTTTTTCATTTGCCTGTTGGCGACATTGCTCTTTTTTATAGTATGCAAGGAGTTACTTTTGCTGTTACTTTTGAAAAGAGAGAATATCCTGTTAATTTTGCACTCGAAAGTTTAAAAGAGCAATTACATCCCGATAAATTTTTTAAAATAAATCGTCAATTCGTAGTAAATATTGAAGCAATTAAAAGAGTTCATTCTTATTTTAATGGGAAACTAAAACTTGAAATTCAACCATCACATTCTGAAGATATCATAGTTGGTAAGGACAAGGTAGCAGCCTTTGTACGGTGGATGGATAGATGA
- a CDS encoding Helix-turn-helix, with translation MKTTFGEYIRLLRTEKNLTLTQLAAQLNLDSANLSKIENGIRDFDEKRLPKLAKIFALNLKELSEEYVTDQLGKKIYEMNCTKQLLKVAEEKAEYRRTLNKNLQKEKAI, from the coding sequence ATGAAAACAACATTTGGGGAATACATCCGTCTTTTGAGAACAGAAAAGAATTTGACCTTGACTCAACTTGCAGCACAACTTAATTTGGACTCTGCCAATTTAAGCAAGATAGAGAATGGAATCAGAGATTTTGACGAAAAAAGACTTCCGAAATTGGCAAAAATCTTTGCACTAAATCTCAAAGAACTAAGTGAAGAATACGTTACTGACCAGCTCGGGAAAAAAATATACGAAATGAACTGTACGAAACAACTTTTAAAAGTTGCCGAAGAAAAGGCAGAATATCGCAGAACACTGAATAAAAACCTTCAAAAAGAAAAAGCAATATGA
- a CDS encoding DNA (cytosine-5)-methyltransferase 1: MKIVSFFAGAGGLDLGFQKAGFDVIWANEYDKEIWETYEKNHPKTTLDKRSIVDIKSDEVPECDGIIGGPPCQSWSEAGSLRGINDKRGQLFFDFIRILEAKQPKFFLAENVSGMLLDRHSEALKNIKELFKNAGIGYELSFELLNASDFDVPQDRKRVFFVGIRKDLNFKFQFPKPVKEKITLEQAISDLKEIVVPAKEGNKTNKEKCKVPNHEYMIGGFSSMFMSRNRVRTWDEQSFTIQAGGRHAPLHPQAPKMKFIEQNVREFVKGKEDLYRRLSVRECARIQTFPDNFIFHYTHIAAGYKMIGNAVPVNLAKHMALSIKSQIENIEKQSTKTAEKQLELENTLS; the protein is encoded by the coding sequence ATGAAAATAGTATCATTTTTTGCAGGAGCAGGCGGCCTTGATTTGGGATTCCAAAAAGCAGGCTTTGATGTCATTTGGGCAAATGAATATGACAAAGAAATTTGGGAAACATATGAAAAAAACCATCCTAAAACTACTTTGGATAAAAGAAGTATTGTTGACATAAAATCAGATGAAGTTCCTGAATGTGACGGAATTATTGGTGGGCCACCTTGCCAAAGTTGGAGCGAAGCCGGTTCATTACGTGGAATTAACGACAAACGTGGACAACTGTTTTTTGATTTTATAAGGATTTTAGAAGCAAAACAACCAAAATTTTTCCTTGCCGAAAATGTAAGTGGAATGCTTTTGGACAGACACAGCGAAGCTTTAAAAAACATAAAAGAGTTATTTAAAAATGCAGGAATTGGATATGAATTATCATTCGAATTGCTCAACGCATCCGACTTTGATGTTCCGCAAGATAGAAAAAGAGTGTTTTTTGTTGGTATTCGGAAAGACTTGAATTTTAAATTTCAGTTTCCCAAACCAGTAAAAGAAAAAATAACGCTTGAACAAGCTATATCCGACTTAAAAGAAATCGTAGTTCCAGCAAAAGAGGGGAATAAAACCAATAAAGAAAAGTGTAAAGTTCCAAACCACGAATATATGATTGGTGGTTTTTCTTCAATGTTTATGTCGAGAAACCGTGTAAGAACTTGGGATGAACAATCATTTACAATTCAAGCGGGAGGAAGACACGCACCACTTCATCCACAAGCACCAAAAATGAAATTTATAGAACAAAATGTTCGAGAGTTTGTGAAAGGTAAAGAAGATTTATACAGGAGATTGAGCGTGCGTGAATGTGCGAGAATTCAAACCTTTCCAGATAACTTTATATTTCATTATACTCACATTGCAGCAGGTTACAAAATGATTGGAAATGCCGTTCCTGTTAATCTTGCTAAACATATGGCTCTGAGTATAAAATCTCAAATTGAAAACATAGAAAAACAATCTACCAAAACCGCAGAAAAACAATTGGAATTAGAAAACACATTATCATAA
- a CDS encoding HaeIII restriction endonuclease, whose translation MATQKVNGKAFEYALLSEFYERLNKITSVSITKNEPYQNAKGCFDSFIEDEQDTFRITASAAINFLIDIEPRLSNGINKDDILVLEIVSDKAGQTGDVRDVLIIRSLQKWEIGISAKNNHRAVKHSRLSLNIDFGEKWLGVPCSQNYFNEIKPIFDMLASLRAMDKSTKWTSIENMHQVVYVPVLDAFRKELLRLDKENPNIVAENLVQYLIGNEDFYKVIKGNKKVEIQAYNLSGTLNLPFENIKPKARIPKLKLPSRLIEIVYQDNSTTTLLVSLNEGWQISFRIHNASSRVEPSLKFDINLVSAPHTLFTNHIFIA comes from the coding sequence ATGGCAACTCAAAAAGTAAATGGAAAAGCGTTTGAATATGCTTTACTTTCAGAATTTTACGAACGCTTAAACAAGATTACAAGCGTTTCTATTACAAAAAATGAACCTTATCAAAATGCAAAAGGATGTTTTGATAGTTTTATTGAAGATGAACAAGATACTTTTAGAATTACTGCAAGTGCAGCAATAAATTTCTTGATTGATATTGAGCCACGACTTTCAAATGGTATAAATAAAGACGACATATTAGTTCTTGAGATTGTTAGTGACAAAGCAGGACAGACAGGAGATGTTCGTGATGTTTTAATAATTCGTTCGTTACAAAAATGGGAGATTGGAATTTCCGCAAAAAATAACCATAGAGCAGTTAAACATTCGCGTTTGTCTTTAAATATAGATTTTGGAGAAAAATGGTTGGGAGTTCCTTGTTCCCAAAATTATTTTAACGAAATCAAGCCTATTTTTGATATGTTGGCAAGTTTGAGAGCAATGGATAAATCCACCAAATGGACTTCTATTGAAAATATGCATCAAGTCGTTTACGTTCCAGTTTTGGACGCTTTCCGTAAAGAACTTTTAAGACTTGATAAAGAAAATCCAAATATTGTAGCTGAAAATCTCGTGCAATATCTGATTGGAAACGAGGATTTTTACAAAGTAATCAAGGGTAACAAAAAAGTAGAAATTCAAGCCTACAATTTAAGCGGAACTTTGAATTTGCCTTTCGAAAATATTAAACCAAAAGCAAGAATACCAAAATTGAAATTACCATCAAGACTAATCGAAATTGTTTACCAAGATAATTCGACTACGACTTTATTAGTTTCATTGAATGAAGGTTGGCAAATATCTTTTAGAATTCATAATGCAAGTTCGAGAGTTGAGCCATCATTAAAATTTGATATAAACCTTGTGAGTGCACCGCATACATTATTCACAAATCATATTTTCATTGCATAA
- a CDS encoding reactive intermediate/imine deaminase, which translates to MKFIALLTITVFSLSSCIAQENNSKKEAIYIESEEFSALNLPFSQAVIYGDVIYVSGQIGNIGLKLVEGGIIPESRQAMMNIKSILKQNGSSMDNVIKCTCMLADMSEWPDLNSEYLKFFPNNKPARSAFSTNGLALNARVEIECIAYIKK; encoded by the coding sequence ATGAAATTCATAGCACTTTTAACAATAACTGTTTTTTCTCTATCATCATGTATAGCCCAGGAAAACAACTCAAAAAAAGAAGCAATATATATTGAATCTGAAGAATTTTCAGCGCTGAATCTTCCATTTTCGCAAGCTGTTATTTACGGTGATGTTATTTATGTGTCAGGACAAATTGGAAATATAGGTCTAAAACTTGTGGAAGGAGGAATAATTCCAGAATCCCGGCAAGCTATGATGAACATTAAAAGTATATTGAAACAAAATGGGTCATCAATGGATAATGTAATCAAATGCACATGCATGTTAGCTGATATGAGTGAATGGCCTGATTTAAATAGTGAATACTTGAAATTCTTCCCAAATAACAAACCGGCAAGAAGCGCATTTAGTACAAATGGATTAGCATTGAATGCTCGAGTAGAAATAGAGTGTATCGCTTATATAAAAAAATAG